One Pseudomonas rhizophila DNA window includes the following coding sequences:
- a CDS encoding phosphonate ABC transporter ATP-binding protein gives MTLHLTQVSLTHANGVQALRGVELHIGAGEQVAIIGPSGAGKSSLLNLLGTALRPGQGEMQVLGETAWQLSARERQRLRARIGLIHQAPPLPPRQRVITAVLAGKLGQWGMGKSLLNLLHPLDVPGARAALARLDLSDKLFAQCQQLSGGQLQRVGIARVLYQAPEVLLADEPVSAMDPVLAEHTLSVLCRHAREHNVTLVASLHAVDLALAHFSRIIGLRDGQILFDLPTDAVDRERLDKLYANEQLIPSPPPPSPLSVQIPRC, from the coding sequence ATGACATTACATCTGACCCAGGTCAGCCTTACCCACGCCAACGGTGTCCAGGCGCTACGTGGCGTGGAGCTGCACATCGGTGCCGGCGAACAGGTCGCCATCATCGGTCCGTCCGGTGCGGGTAAATCGAGCCTGCTCAATCTGCTGGGCACGGCCCTGCGACCGGGTCAGGGCGAAATGCAGGTGCTCGGTGAAACGGCCTGGCAGTTGTCTGCCCGCGAGCGTCAACGCTTGCGCGCGCGCATCGGCTTGATCCACCAAGCGCCGCCCCTGCCACCGCGCCAGCGCGTAATCACTGCGGTGCTGGCCGGCAAACTGGGTCAGTGGGGCATGGGCAAGAGCCTGCTGAACCTGCTGCACCCGCTGGATGTTCCCGGCGCACGGGCGGCATTGGCCAGGCTGGATCTGAGCGACAAACTGTTCGCGCAATGCCAGCAACTCTCCGGCGGGCAGTTACAACGCGTTGGCATTGCCCGGGTGCTGTATCAGGCACCCGAGGTGTTGTTGGCCGATGAACCTGTTTCGGCCATGGATCCGGTGCTGGCCGAGCACACCCTTTCAGTGCTCTGTCGCCATGCCCGGGAGCACAACGTCACCCTGGTCGCCAGCCTGCATGCGGTGGACCTGGCCCTGGCGCACTTTTCGCGGATCATCGGCCTGCGTGACGGACAGATCCTGTTCGATCTGCCGACCGATGCCGTCGACCGTGAGCGGCTCGACAAACTCTACGCCAATGAGCAGTTGATACCCTCGCCTCCACCGCCCTCCCCCTTGAGTGTGCAAATCCCGCGATGCTGA
- a CDS encoding PhnE/PtxC family ABC transporter permease translates to MLTRDTRDPASGPRLLLCLLALVLLWPGIHFSELDLGVLVTSDSQSEMGRFVSAFWPPAHGEAFIELLLQATLQTLAIATAGMALALLFAVPASLLASRALSLSAASRGGQPGYWGQLLRWPVRGLLIFLRSVPEIVWALLFVRAVGLGPTAGVLAIAITYSGMLGKVYAEIYESVDQRPAHALLQAGSGRLTAFCYGILPNVAAELLSYTVYRWECAIRASVVMGFVGAGGLGQQMDLSLRMFAGGEVASMLLTFLVLVLLADQLSRLLRWRLA, encoded by the coding sequence ATGCTGACACGCGATACCCGAGACCCCGCCAGCGGCCCTCGCCTGCTGCTCTGCCTGTTGGCGCTTGTCCTGCTGTGGCCGGGCATCCACTTCAGCGAGCTGGACCTTGGCGTGCTGGTGACGAGCGACAGTCAAAGCGAGATGGGCCGGTTTGTCTCGGCCTTCTGGCCACCGGCCCATGGCGAAGCGTTCATTGAGCTGCTATTGCAAGCCACCTTGCAGACCTTGGCCATTGCCACGGCAGGCATGGCTTTGGCATTGCTGTTCGCCGTTCCCGCCAGCCTGCTGGCCAGCCGTGCGCTTTCGCTGTCTGCGGCCTCCCGGGGTGGCCAACCGGGCTATTGGGGGCAACTGCTGCGCTGGCCGGTACGCGGTCTGCTGATCTTCCTGCGCAGCGTGCCGGAAATCGTCTGGGCCCTGCTCTTCGTCCGCGCCGTCGGCCTTGGTCCGACTGCCGGGGTATTGGCCATCGCCATTACCTACAGCGGCATGTTGGGCAAGGTCTACGCGGAAATCTACGAGTCGGTCGACCAGCGTCCGGCACATGCACTGTTGCAGGCTGGCAGCGGCCGACTGACAGCCTTCTGCTACGGGATCCTGCCCAATGTCGCAGCGGAGCTGCTGTCCTACACGGTGTACCGCTGGGAGTGCGCCATTCGCGCCTCGGTGGTGATGGGCTTCGTCGGTGCCGGTGGCCTGGGCCAACAAATGGACCTGTCGTTGCGCATGTTCGCCGGCGGTGAAGTGGCCAGCATGCTGTTGACGTTCCTCGTCCTGGTCCTGCTGGCCGATCAACTCAGTCGCCTGCTGCGCTGGAGGCTGGCATGA